A DNA window from Arcobacter sp. LA11 contains the following coding sequences:
- the mreC gene encoding rod shape-determining protein MreC, translating to MNKFLFFLLFLAVTLGYLFDLDQVIARNFNPFNGIKQFYVETIVSVQTKTERYFNQTTQIESLQKENEELKNYKLQYLNSKNKLDNLLDTLDAPNSTTEQIKFTRVLSYVNFDNFTKVWLDLEKKDNSILGVISQEFAAGIVVNQDGKAKALLNGNEKCNYSIFIGENKAPGIIHATKDRQNLVAKYIPIWFDIKEGDEVITSGMDNIFFEGLKVGKVISIKKKQDIQEAIITPYAKVLKQKSFFVYKKIQNKKIKVKNLVIKDTKKEEDSKKKPTK from the coding sequence ATGAATAAATTTCTATTCTTTCTTCTTTTTCTTGCAGTTACTTTAGGTTATCTTTTCGATTTAGACCAAGTAATTGCAAGAAATTTCAATCCTTTTAATGGTATAAAACAATTTTATGTAGAAACTATAGTATCTGTACAGACTAAGACGGAAAGATACTTCAATCAAACAACACAAATTGAAAGTTTACAAAAAGAGAATGAAGAGTTAAAAAACTATAAATTACAATATCTTAATTCTAAAAATAAATTAGATAATCTATTAGATACTTTAGATGCCCCAAACTCAACCACAGAACAAATAAAATTTACTAGAGTTTTATCATATGTAAACTTTGATAACTTTACAAAAGTTTGGTTAGATTTAGAAAAAAAAGACAACTCTATCTTAGGAGTAATTTCTCAAGAATTTGCAGCAGGAATTGTAGTAAATCAAGATGGAAAAGCAAAAGCACTTTTAAATGGAAATGAAAAATGTAATTACTCTATATTTATTGGTGAAAACAAAGCCCCTGGAATAATCCATGCTACAAAAGATAGACAAAATCTTGTAGCAAAATATATTCCTATTTGGTTTGATATCAAAGAAGGTGATGAAGTTATAACCTCAGGTATGGATAATATATTTTTTGAAGGTTTAAAAGTTGGGAAAGTAATATCAATCAAGAAAAAACAAGATATTCAAGAAGCTATAATAACCCCTTATGCAAAAGTATTAAAACAAAAATCTTTTTTCGTATATAAGAAAATCCAAAATAAAAAAATAAAAGTAAAAAACTTAGTAATCAAAGATACAAAAAAAGAAGAAGACTCTAAAAAGAAACCTACAAAATAG